Part of the Engystomops pustulosus chromosome 4, aEngPut4.maternal, whole genome shotgun sequence genome is shown below.
tgcagcggtttttccgaatccgtcgtgttttcgttcagccacgccccccgatttccgtcgcttgcatgccagcgccgatgcgccacaatccgatcgtgtgcaccaaaatcccggggcaattcaggggaaatcggcgcaaatcggaaatattcaggtaacacgtcgggaaaaacgcgaatcggttagtaaatgacccccaataggtcgatccatagtggtaggtttcctttaacattcccCTCTTATACAGATATACAGATGTCCAAAATTggtgatttttattttctttacattcacagaaaaaaaattcttcaagcCTTAACTGTGAGGAAACGTGACCATCATGGCGTCTCTAAAACGCTTCATATTTGGGAAGGAAGGAAGAGACAATAAGCATTCTTCTTGGAGAAAATTGTGTGACAAGTGGAGGCTAATTTGCCTTGTCCCCAACTTGTCGAAAGAAGACTGGAATCCCTGGAGGGAATGGTGTGAAGCTTTTGACGAATTTGAGTCTTCTGGAGAAAAGCCACCGAAATCTGAAAGGTCAAGAGCGGCCATGTTCTCAGAATTGCGTAAAGCGGCAGAACTGACCGGAGACAAACTAGAAGAAGCCAAGACCATGAGACTCGGCAATAACCCCTGGAAGACAAGTTACGAGGAGCTTCAACGCAACTGGGATGCCGAAAGGCAGAGGAGAATCACAGAAGACAACGTGAACAAATCCAATCTGGAGAAGGAAGCCAAACTCAGAAGAAGAGCTGAGGCTGAGAAGGACATCTTGGAATTTCGAGTCCAAAAGGCGGAGGAAGAACTTCAACAAGTCCAAGACAAATGTCAAGAACTGGAAGGAGAACTTTCGGCTTTTCAACACAATTTGGTGAAATGTGGAAGGAAATTTGGCTTCCAGGTGACAATTAGAGATGGAATAATTCTCATTCCGGGGTTGAGTTTGAAACCAACTCCTCTTCGCCCCCAACTGGAAAACGGAGGGGCATCATTACCTCTCGATCACATAACTGATATCGCGTCAAGGCTCGGACAGGTCACCACCTCGAATGTTTTTGACTGGCTGCGTAATTTCGAGGAGGAATACAAGATTAGTAATTGGAGTAACAAAGACTTGCAGCGGATCTTCTTCCGGTGTATGGATTCGAGCCGCTTCTCCTCGCTATGTTTTGATGTGGCGGAGAACCTTCCCACCGATGGTCTTGATTTGTGTATGAAAATCGCCGAAAAGTTCTGCCCGGACATAGACCACAAGTGGGAAACAGAGAAAATGCAGGAGGATGACACCGTGATGGAATATTTCCACCGCATGTGGATGATCTATCGCATCACTAAATATCCAATCTTCAGGTCGAAGGACAACCTTACGTACAAAGATGCCATCTGTGAAGGCCTGCTCCCGCACTTACAAGAAAAAGTTGACGTTCACCGTTACGGTGACTATAAGGAGATCGAAACATTTGCGCTCATAGCCGAGAGATCGTGGCTGGAGTCCGAAGATAGGAAGCAGGGATGGTATCTGAAGAAACGGAAAGCAGGACCCGGATGTCCTCCACGTTGGAGGATATGGAGGAGGTTGCAGAACTATCCAGTTCCTTATGAAAAAATCCATAATGCCTCGTACTGGACACTTTTGGAGTATTTAAGCAAATACGAAGATCTTGGAACCTGGATGCCGAGGTCAACTCCAAACTGTGCATAAAACCGTCCCCAAAAGGTAATAGACATCGTATAAGTGGTGTTAGTGGTGTTTGGTACAAGTTTTGTACAACACTTGTACAATCTCCTTCGACAAATCTAGGGATCATAAATCCTTCAACCTTAttctgtgcactgagatttaGTACACAAGTTGCCAGCCATGTCCTGGGCCCCCTTAgattaataaatgttttattatcAGAAATAGCAGTAGGTCAGTATAACCAGTACTAAGTATAAGTAACTGAGGCTATGGAGAAATATGCAGTTGCAGGAGTTACACAATTCTCCTTTTACTCCATTCACAATAGATGCAAGGCAAATATTACTGGATATAATTGGAGCATAAACAACTCTCTCTCAGCCGGTAttgagctgtatctaagctgccattatagagcatAGATAGAGCTGCGCTACTGtagaaaagtttttttgtttctttatatGATATGTCTCTGGCACTTGCAATGAACCTGGTTGCTAGCACTGCATCAATGGGTCATGTGAGCTTCTAAAAGTTGTGTGGGGCCCCCAAAGCTAAACATATTCCAACTACGTTTTTAGGAAACCTCACACTTACCAAAGGGTCAAAGGGTTCTCCACACTAATGAGGCCTTTGGTAGTTTGGTGATATAATGAGATCTTAGAAACGGAGGGAATAATCACACACTATCTGAATGACCCGTAGACCGACCCATAGACCTGAAACTAAAGGACTTCATTACGACAACTAGAGATTACTACCTATGTCTTGGTTTTGTTTTGCAGAGATTCTTCTCTTCATCTGGAGTCACGGAGTCAACCCCCACCCAGAAGAAAGTGGTCCAAAATTGATGAAACCCAAAGCCAATgtcaaaaatgttcaataaacaTCACTCCATGGTTTGTTGATGGAGAGTATGGAGAGATGGAGAGCCATTGTGGAAGGTCCTTGGAAGACGAAAGATCTAGTCCATATCTTGGACCTCCATCGTAATCGCCATCGGAGAAGACCTGGATTCCGCAGCTTCTGTAATACTCTTGAGCTTCCATACACATCGGGCATCTTCAATTTTGctctttttgtactttttgggACACGTCAATGCTGATAGAGTCCCAAAAATATCTTTCTGGCCAAAAATATTTAGTTCTCTGCTAATACTATGAAACTTTTTGGGTGGAGAGATGAGGCTTAGACTTCTTTGTTCTTTGACTCCAACTGGACACCAGTCCCGAGCTAAGTCATGAGGACCAGACCCCTTCACCAAGACCCCCAATAGAAAAAGGAACCCAAGGAAGAGAAGAGAGGACAAATAGGCTCTAGAAGGGTCTCGTTGGAAATGTCCTTCTTACAACGCCCCCAATTTCCTTTAGGTTTAGCGCCCCTTTAAATCCCGGGCAGTCAGGAGTAATAATGGTTGACTAGAGGAACATCAGAGCTGCCCGGTAGAGAGATAAATGAAGCCATTGCTGAAAAACTATGGAGGCTTTTGTTCTTTTGATCTTCCCTGTGTAATCTTCGTCTCCTCACAATAATTGTTACCGGGATTCCTGCGTTTCTAATAAATCTTTACAATATCTTATCATCTTTCCCTCACATTGTTGGCTCGGCTCCCAGAATCAATCTGCTCCTGCTCACCGGCTGCCAGCACAATGGAGCTTTTTAGCGATTTTCCCAAAAAATCTCTATCGTTCCTGCCATTTAGGTCCCTGGGGACTAGAACTTTAGAGGGCTTTAATCCATAGATCTTGAGTATGAGTATTTTTATGGTGTGATAAGGGGTTAGCCAAACGTTCAGTCTTAGAATAACAGTTGTGGAAGGGACGGTGAAGACTACCATCAATGGTTGTCGTAGGGTTGAAGGACGTACTACTACTATTCATGTACAGTCCATCGTTTTACATGGTTAATACTCAAGGTGCCCATTGTTAGGCAAAAGTGTGACATTTCATCAAGTAATATAAAATCTACACCAAACTGATCAACCACTAAGACAAACTTATCGAAGTGAGATGGGGCAACTCTAATTCTTAGTGGGACCGTAATGGGGTCCACAATGATGCTCCTTCCTTTACCTCTGGCATGAAGTGGATCTTCTAATGGAGATTTTGCTTCTAGGGAAGCCTTAAAGGCAAtgcttggtggggggggggggggaagtatgTAAATTAACTCTCCTCTTGATAGAAGAAAATTGTCTCTAGTGTCATCGATCGGTGAATCAAAGGAATCTCATCCGCCCTCTCAACACCCAGATCTGTACTGATGTCCATCTGGAAACTACTACTTTTTAGTTACATCAGTACAGATCTGGGTGTTGAGAGGGCGGATGAGATTCCTTTGATTCACCGATCGATGACACTAGAGACAATTTTCTTCCATCAAGAGGAGAGTTAATTTACATACTTCCTTTCCCCACCCCACCAAGCATTGCCTTTAAGGCCCCTGTAGAAACAAAATCTCCATTAGAAGATCCACTTCATGCCAGAGATAAAGGACGGAGCATCATTGTGGACCCCATTACGGTCCCACTAAGAATGGGAATTACCCCATCTAACTTTAATAACTTTGTCGCAGTAGTTTGTCAATTTGGCATAAATTAAGTATTActtaatgatatatgtaaatgagctttccttcaaaaaaaaaaaaaaaattctttataagTCAATGTCTGACCCATTGTAGAGCCTTGAAATATGACTGGGGTTTATCAAAAAACGAAACGTCCATCTGGAAACGGCTACTTTTTAATTACGTTGAGTTTTTTGATCGCCCCAGTCATGTTTCAAGGCTCTACAATGGGTCGGACATTGACTtacaaagaatattttttttgaaggaaagctcatttacatatatcattagGTAATACAAAATGCATGCAAAATTGATAAACTACTGCGACAAAGTTATTATAGATAGATGGGGTAACTCCCATACTTAGTGGGACCGTAATGGGGTCCACAATGATGCTTCCTCCTTCACCACTGGCAAGTAGTGGATCTTCTAATGGAGATGTGGTTTCTATGAAAGCCTTAAAGGCAATGCTTTTTGTTGGGGAGTGAAGTAGGAAGAAAACTGTGTCTAGTGCCACCCATAGGTGAGTCAAAGGAATCTCATTGACCCAAACAGCACCCTGATCTGTACAAATAAGGTAGCCGTCTCCAGGTGGATGGATGGTGTTTGATAACCCCAGTCATGTTTCAAGGCTCAATAATGGGTCGGATATTGACTTCCTTttgccatctatatacacagtgcacataatATGACGCTGCAGCTTATACATATGCCCCTTATGTATTTGATGTTATATTTATAGACCCTTCTAGATGTTTAtcctgctctgtatatatatatatgtcctcaaATAAACTTCTTTCAGATGAATCCAGGACTGGTAAAATGTGTGTGTAAGGAGAAGTGCATGATTGCTATGTGCCTCTCCGTATATCAATGGTCAACTCCCCCCTCCCATCTAGATGGTTTGGTCCACTGCACATCATCAGTAGGTTCCTGTGATAAGTATTTCTGGTGCCATCATGGCTTTGTCAAGTTCATGAGCTCATAGCCTTAGGGTAGCCATAAATGTTGGCGTGATGATGGAATACCCAAGGAGATGATCCTTATCATCCACAGCATTGTGCACATCCCACAGAACCGCACCacgccagggggggggggatacttgaTGTCAACAATAGCCCAACTTCCTTAATTTGGAGGATAACAGACAAGTTCCATCAGCAAATAAACAATAGGGGATAAGTCAGAATATAGTTACTGAATATCAAGGTAAAAAGAGGATTCAGGGAGAAGGAAGGGAAGAAGAGGAACCACCACAGTCACCTCGTAGACGACAAGCCGACCCGTCACCACCGAGACCCTTAGACAACAGACTTCTAAGTATCACACACTATTACCCTCCACCGACAAATGCTCAGATTTTAAGCCACTTTCCTTATGCCATGTCCTAAAATAGTGGCATCTTCGTGGTGCCAAATGACGCCCACTTTGGTGACCTTTGCTATATAACGACCCCGTGTCTGTGCTCCCTCCACCCCCAACTATATATCGCCCCCTATAGTGGACACGATTTGTATATTATCCTACCAAACTACGAAGAGCAGCCAATCCAATAACAAAGAAGGAATGTGATTCTTAGTGGGACCGTAATGGGGTccacggtgggggggggggggcaaactgGGCAATTGCGATGACTTAGTTCCCTTCAAGAGATAAGATACACATAGTTGGGGGTGGGACAAGAAATAATAAGTTGTATTACTTCCTGGGGGCGGGATCTACCTCCAGAGACTCCAGAGGTGCCTTCATAATGTATAGAATGGAAGGCATAGTGTGAACAGGGTGTTAGACATGTAGGATGGTTCTACATTGGCTTTTATTCGATTCCTGCTCAGTCTGTATCATTTTGTGACAGAGGGGTAAGATTGTCTGACCTTGAATGTCGGAAAACGAGTGTGAGTctttgtgtacaaagctcctcCTACCACATCGTTCAACCTCTACAAAGCCTCAGCAGTTCTCCGCCAGGGCTCTGTAGAGGTTACTAATCTGAATGTGTGCTTTCATAATGCtggttcataaaaaaaaaaatttaatccttATGTAATGTAccctgaaaggctctgggggcgttaGTGGAGCCCCTCCAAGCTCCGGCAGCGCTTCTAACTTTCTCATCCCCTTCTCGGTAGGGAATAGTGGAGATAGCCACCGGTAGTGTTTAAGTCCATAGTGACGgtaggtgccgccatcttggagggatcatcgcccccccccccacctacccTAACTACCACCCCCATTATGTCATCAGGGGGGAGGGGCAACAACATGTCAGGGGTGGCACATTCTAACAAATCATCAACAAAGACACCAGGGAGAGAAGAATCTGCTCATTGTaaaagcctgtaaagctacagcactaaaggggctctggaaacacccacttaGAGCCccacaagctcattagcataattataaaagcggTTTCATTTTGATAGCAGATATCCTTTAAATGCTGATGGCAGATTCTCAGTCAATATTGCAGGTGGGGCGCCAGTTTACAGTCGTAATCGGTGCTGGTGGGTGTCACTTGTGGGGTTTTGGGTCCATGTTTGGCAACTGGGCCCAAAGAGACTTTTGAAGATTGAACTTGGTTAGGCTTCCTGACAGTCATGCTTGAtgataagggagctgccttacatggtagctaaaagaggcggctttacttatttgcatatttcccagaaacccccagtggagcatcaatgacattggggcagatttacttacccggcccattcgggatccagcggcgcgttctctgcggtggattcgggtcttccggtaattcactaaggcagttcctccgacgtccaccaggtgtcgctgctgcgctgaagtccgccgagacccgccggagtgcacgagcctatacttggtgaaggtaagtgcgtgtccagcgacacgtcgcgtgcatgccggcgcagatgcgacacaatccgatcgcgtgcgccaaaatcccggggccagTAACCCGCCAGTAAAACAcggttcgggcccttagtaaatgacccccattgtgtttttgcaCCCTAAGGTTGAATGCTCCAGCGGAGCTGCAGTGGTCTGATGCAACGTTGCCCCTGCAGCCTCTGCACGTGACTCGTCTCAGGTAAAACCtgactcctctctgctcattttcGCAAGAGACAATGAGGGATTTATTTTTTATGCGTAAATGTCTCAAATTTATTgtaaaaaaagggaattctagaaaggacatttcatacattCACATGAAATAACCTGCAGGCGGGGTCTTGACTAATTTCTATAGTGCCCCTTAAAGAGCTGTCACCCCCTTTATCTATGTGCTGAAATATCCTGTGCCATATATTCTGCAGAGAGGGGGATTGTACATGTTATTTTCTGTTCTATTACcaaatgataggagtagtagtactgagctgtgtccatacatacaggataggagtagtagcactgtgctgtgcccatatatacaggataggagtagtagtactgtgctgtatctatatatacaggataggagtagtagtactgtgctgtatctatatatacaggataggagtagtagtactgtcctgtgcccatatatacaggataggagtagtagtactgtgttgtgcccatatatacaggctaggagtagtagtactgtgctgcgcccatatatacaggataggagtagtagtactgtgctgtgtccatatatacaggataggtgtagtagtactgtgctgcgctcatatacacaggataggagtagtagtacttgctgtgctcatatatacaggataggagtagtagtactgtgctgtgcccatatatacaggctaggagtagtagtactgtgctgtgcccatatatacaggataggagtagtagtactgtgctgtgcccatatatacaggataggagtagtagtactgtgctgtgtccatatatacaggataggagtagtagtactgtgctgtgcccatatatacaggataggagtagtagtactgtgctgtgcccatatatacaggataggagtagtagtactgtgctgtgtccatatatacaggataggagtagtagtactgtgctgtgcccatatatacaggataggagtagtagtactgtgctgtgcccatatatacaggataggagtagtagtactgtgctgtgcccatatatacaggataggagtagtagtactgtgctgtgcccatatatacaggataggagtagtagtactgtgctgtgctcatatatacaggataggagtagtagtactgtgctgtgctcatatatacaggatagtagtagtagtactgtgctgtgcccatatatacaggataggagtagtagtactgtgctgtgtccatatatacaggatagaagtagtagtactgtgctgtacccatatatacaggataggagtagtagtactgtgctgtgcccatatatacaggataggagtagtagtactgtgctgtgcccatatatacaggataggagtagtagtactgtgctgtgctcatatatacaggataggagtagtagtactgtgctgtgcccatatatacaggataggagtagtagtactgtgctgtgcccatatatacaggataggagtagtagtactgtgctgtgcccatatatacaggataggagtagtagtactgtgctgtgctcatatatacaggataggagtagtagtactgtgcggtgcccatatatacaggatcacTCAGCCCTCAGTctcattaagaggttaaacatCTGTGTGTATAGGAAGGACGGTGGGAGGGACGTTTTTATAAAAATAGAATAGCAGTTGCTGTGGGGGGCCCAGTCCTCCAGAACTACACGGCTCAGGACAGAGGTAGGTGACCCCAGGCCGGGGGTAATCTGCCCCTCACTGCAGGCCTGGAGGGTGCGGAGTGTTATATGCAGATAATCGCCTCCAAGTCTCTGATCCTTTGTAAGATTTGGGCCCTTGAAGACGGTCATGGAGGTGCCGATCCCCCCTACATCTGCCCCCTGATCCCACCCCGGGCCCCTTTATCACCGCCACATAGGAGGGCCAGAGCTCTGACCATGGGGCTCACACTGCGTCCTTCTTATTTTTCGGATACATTTGGCGCATGATACGTTCTAGTCAAAATGGCGCTGGAGAAGTCTGTTTAATTTTTCGGGAGTATAAAACTTGTTGACTCGGTGATAAACTTTATTTGCTGCCACGAACCTGATATCCGGAAAGATACGAGCAAATGTACGCGACTAAACCCGatagttattaaagggattgtcccggACTGGGCTACGTGGCTCAACTGAAATGAGAGTGGCTAAACCGCAATACCTTGCACGGCCTGAAGatgagggtggcgctgttttatgTACAAAGCCAACTCAAGTGGCTTAAAGTGTTGggaaaacatgactgctttcttccaaaaaaacagcgccacccctgagtATTGGTAGTGTACGGTATTACAACTGATCTACACTCATCTCTATGCAGTTCAGCCGCACTAACCACGGTCAGAGGTGGCCGCTGTTGCTGGACCATCCCTTTAATACAGCCGAGACAATTGCCTTTAATTACACTACATGTGTCTGCTTTAAAATACCAGCTTAACgtggtttaaccctttaaggacgcagcgtttttttctgctcattttacTTCTCCATGGcgttttttattattccatgccgtgtactgggaagctggaaaaaaaaattccaaatgtggtgaaattggcggaaaaaaaaaacgcatttgcgtcactgTCTTGGGGGCTTGGTTTTTAAcgactttcactgagcgccccaaatgacaggtcctactttattctttggttcggtacgatcacggtgagaccaaatttatagattttattgtgtttttatacattttcaaaaattaaaacgtgTACGAAAAATTTTTTTCGCTTTTTTTcgcttttcattgctatcattttgaggactgtgcaatattttgatcactttttatgtgatataaactggtgtaaaagtcacgtttcggacatttgggggctattttccgttatggaggtCTCCGCCGGCgataaccgcttttatattttgataaatcgggcattttgggacgtggcgatacctgacatgtttgtgatttttttactgtttattacgttttatatcagttctagggaactttttagtatttttttagactttttccaaaactttttttttactgttttttagaccctctagaggGTCtggtcgttcctaccatatactgtaatactactgtgctgcagtatatagcttttttttacacagtatagattacaatgtgccactggcacattgtaacggatCTGCAGATTtcatacagcctcgggtctgatgaaggcccgaggctgtcatggcaatcaatcaccgctccccgatgtcgtTCCAGGGAGTGACGATCGCGacaaagatggcagtgcccacgtTCCATCGTCTTTCAAATGCATTGGCAGGGTTTATAtgcgcaattggtgctagcaccgaccctgggtattagtggtgggtgtttgctgcaatatgcagcaaaccccacctcagtatgaagagggctctgcccgtgagtcctcttcatacaaccccATACCACTGCACCGTACATCTAAGGCGCAGAGaattaagaggttaaaggggtattccagcctcctgtcttttacctcatcagccggacattcctgtccataaaatggccgcagatggagggtcatgtgatcaccggatggagggtcatgtgatcaccggatggagggtcatgtgatcactaccaTTACAAACAAATTTATACGTGGCAAGACCCCTAACTTTCAAGACTATCGTGGCAGGCTAAGATTCCAACGTCGATCATCATCCTCTAGCGACCGATCTTCAGATTTTCGCCAATCTCGGTTTTTTTAGCCCACAGACGACGAGCTACATACCGTACACA
Proteins encoded:
- the LOC140126079 gene encoding uncharacterized protein yields the protein MASLKRFIFGKEGRDNKHSSWRKLCDKWRLICLVPNLSKEDWNPWREWCEAFDEFESSGEKPPKSERSRAAMFSELRKAAELTGDKLEEAKTMRLGNNPWKTSYEELQRNWDAERQRRITEDNVNKSNLEKEAKLRRRAEAEKDILEFRVQKAEEELQQVQDKCQELEGELSAFQHNLVKCGRKFGFQVTIRDGIILIPGLSLKPTPLRPQLENGGASLPLDHITDIASRLGQVTTSNVFDWLRNFEEEYKISNWSNKDLQRIFFRCMDSSRFSSLCFDVAENLPTDGLDLCMKIAEKFCPDIDHKWETEKMQEDDTVMEYFHRMWMIYRITKYPIFRSKDNLTYKDAICEGLLPHLQEKVDVHRYGDYKEIETFALIAERSWLESEDRKQGWYLKKRKAGPGCPPRWRIWRRLQNYPVPYEKIHNASYWTLLEYLSKYEDLGTWMPRSTPNCA